The Caulifigura coniformis genome includes a region encoding these proteins:
- a CDS encoding AbiJ-related protein: MASLSQLIDEIANTFRAVAKAQNLPAIASSFGLAEGGTDEAFANKHSYIANRLSGWSREALVQLAKRVNETYPSDSLQLLIEESDPSSTLHLSAITRQHLWRCLDQLPPAQGKLGIVEFMEKFWPIRSMSASGTDPRCLTAYDEVVRHMINNDDYSFVDMIQLLRLEDMSNKKLGELLEWCVNPMVRVDNAQQRYVDAINAVLKNDGVALIPSEQMSGYPVFRLAPARGGVEGSAKNLIFASVGPKPEIVISDAINNDIRIVKHEDSCLTYNRPFLKDGLKWRDLLAWWADRTGGEPTEDTERQLFRRLRQSLASPPERAIFNWYFKVFRPLIGERLPALIPQVYLHYDPYTMLQLQGERRLPRQRMDFLLLLSTFERVVIEVDGAQHYSEEGRPSPSKYSEMVEADRELRLDGYDVYRFGATELDDATAENAVTQFFTRLFKKHSIKRPSVAV; this comes from the coding sequence ATGGCTAGCCTTTCACAGCTAATCGACGAAATTGCCAACACGTTCAGGGCTGTGGCAAAGGCGCAGAACCTCCCTGCGATCGCATCATCGTTTGGACTGGCGGAAGGCGGCACTGACGAGGCTTTTGCTAACAAACACTCATACATTGCGAATCGGCTCTCAGGCTGGTCCAGGGAAGCCCTCGTCCAGCTGGCAAAACGGGTGAACGAAACGTATCCGAGCGACTCTCTACAACTTCTCATTGAAGAGTCCGACCCTTCGTCGACGCTCCATTTGTCGGCGATCACAAGGCAGCACCTCTGGCGGTGCTTAGATCAGCTTCCGCCTGCGCAAGGTAAGTTGGGTATTGTCGAGTTCATGGAGAAGTTTTGGCCGATTCGTTCGATGAGCGCGAGCGGCACTGATCCTCGGTGTCTTACTGCGTATGACGAAGTCGTTCGACACATGATCAATAACGACGACTATTCGTTCGTAGACATGATTCAGTTGCTGCGATTGGAGGACATGTCAAATAAGAAGCTCGGAGAGTTATTGGAGTGGTGCGTAAACCCAATGGTTCGCGTTGACAACGCACAGCAACGGTACGTGGACGCAATTAATGCCGTCTTGAAGAATGACGGCGTAGCCCTGATCCCGTCCGAGCAAATGTCCGGTTATCCGGTATTTCGGCTTGCACCGGCGAGGGGTGGCGTCGAAGGCAGCGCCAAGAACTTGATCTTTGCCTCTGTAGGTCCGAAACCCGAGATCGTTATCTCTGACGCCATCAACAATGACATCAGGATTGTGAAGCATGAGGACAGCTGCCTGACTTACAACCGACCATTTCTGAAGGATGGGCTGAAATGGCGAGACCTCCTCGCCTGGTGGGCAGATCGAACTGGTGGAGAGCCGACTGAGGATACGGAACGACAGCTTTTTCGCCGCTTGCGGCAATCGCTCGCGTCTCCTCCTGAACGAGCCATCTTCAACTGGTATTTCAAGGTCTTTCGCCCACTGATCGGCGAGCGACTTCCTGCGCTGATTCCGCAGGTGTACTTGCACTACGACCCGTACACGATGCTTCAACTTCAGGGTGAGCGACGATTGCCGAGACAGCGGATGGACTTCCTTCTTCTTCTTTCGACCTTCGAGCGAGTCGTCATCGAAGTCGATGGCGCCCAGCACTATTCCGAGGAAGGACGTCCATCGCCGTCGAAGTATTCCGAAATGGTCGAGGCCGATCGGGAGTTACGGCTGGATGGGTACGACGTTTATCGCTTCGGCGCAACTGAACTTGATGACGCAACCGCCGAGAACGCAGTCACCCAATTCTTCACAAGGCTGTTCAAGAAGCATTCGATCAAACGGCCGAGTGTCGCGGTCTGA
- a CDS encoding glycine--tRNA ligase, translating to MDKIVALCKRRGFIFQNSEIYGGLNGFWDYGPLGTELKRNVRNAWYDDMVSRHDPLDAPEGAPQAFSMVGVETSIIMHPQVWKCSGHFDLFVDKMVDCREAKKRYRFDHIKGRWIEGQVKDPGAETKTKRKLFITAVADGDELEAALTQRALKIFEMRSKDADKLQWQSDPTSFVTISQSDYVNVLAPDATAPGTLTEPRDFNLMFKTIIGALGTADDTAYLRPETAQGIFVNFKNVCDSTRVKVPFGICQVGKSFRNEITPRNFTFRSREFEQMEIEFFCHPAESQAWYTYWRNRRYAWYTSLGIKSDKLILREHAADELSHYSCGTADIEYAFPFLDEGEYGELEGIAHRGDFDLRSHMEGKLKNENGQLVVEKDADGNPRHRGSGKDLTYFDDATRERFTPHVVEPSAGADRGTLAFLCEAYHEDEAPDDKGQMQTRVVMKFHPRLAPIKVAVFPLLKKDGHPEAAKEIYRDLRSAGIATTYDEQAAIGKRYRRQDEIGTPWCITVDGDTAKDGTVTLRDRDSLEQVRIPVKEVTPEIQRRLRG from the coding sequence ATGGACAAGATCGTCGCCCTCTGTAAACGGCGCGGGTTCATCTTCCAGAACTCCGAGATCTACGGCGGCCTCAACGGCTTCTGGGACTACGGCCCCCTCGGCACCGAGCTCAAGCGGAACGTCCGCAACGCCTGGTACGACGACATGGTCTCCCGCCACGATCCCCTCGATGCCCCCGAAGGAGCCCCCCAGGCCTTCTCGATGGTCGGCGTCGAAACCTCCATCATCATGCACCCCCAGGTCTGGAAGTGCTCCGGACACTTCGACCTCTTCGTCGACAAAATGGTCGACTGCCGCGAAGCCAAAAAACGCTACCGCTTCGACCACATCAAAGGCCGCTGGATCGAAGGCCAGGTGAAAGATCCGGGAGCCGAAACGAAAACGAAGCGCAAGCTCTTCATCACCGCCGTCGCCGATGGCGACGAGCTCGAAGCCGCCCTCACCCAGCGGGCCCTCAAGATCTTCGAGATGCGTTCGAAAGACGCCGACAAGCTGCAGTGGCAGTCCGATCCCACCAGCTTCGTCACCATCTCGCAGAGCGACTACGTCAACGTCCTCGCCCCGGACGCCACCGCCCCCGGCACGCTCACCGAGCCCCGCGATTTCAACCTGATGTTCAAAACCATCATCGGCGCGCTCGGCACCGCCGACGACACCGCCTACCTCCGCCCCGAAACGGCCCAGGGCATCTTCGTCAACTTCAAGAACGTCTGCGATTCCACCCGCGTCAAAGTCCCCTTCGGCATCTGCCAGGTCGGCAAGTCCTTCCGCAACGAAATCACCCCGCGGAACTTCACCTTCCGCTCCCGTGAGTTCGAGCAGATGGAAATCGAGTTCTTCTGCCATCCCGCCGAATCGCAGGCCTGGTACACCTACTGGCGCAACCGCCGCTACGCCTGGTACACGAGCCTCGGCATCAAGTCCGATAAACTCATCCTCCGCGAACACGCGGCCGACGAACTCTCCCACTATTCCTGCGGCACGGCCGATATCGAATACGCCTTCCCGTTCCTCGATGAAGGCGAATACGGCGAACTCGAAGGCATCGCCCACCGCGGCGATTTCGACCTCCGCTCCCACATGGAAGGGAAGCTCAAAAACGAGAACGGCCAGCTCGTCGTCGAAAAAGACGCGGATGGCAACCCCCGCCACCGCGGCTCCGGCAAAGACCTCACCTACTTCGACGACGCCACCCGCGAACGCTTCACGCCCCACGTCGTCGAACCCTCCGCCGGAGCCGACCGCGGCACGCTCGCCTTCCTCTGCGAGGCCTACCACGAAGACGAAGCCCCCGACGACAAGGGTCAGATGCAGACCCGCGTCGTCATGAAGTTCCATCCACGCCTCGCCCCCATCAAGGTCGCCGTCTTCCCGCTCCTCAAGAAAGACGGCCACCCCGAAGCGGCAAAGGAAATCTATCGCGACCTCCGCTCGGCCGGCATCGCGACGACCTACGACGAACAGGCCGCCATCGGCAAACGCTACCGCCGCCAGGACGAAATCGGCACCCCCTGGTGCATCACCGTCGACGGCGACACGGCCAAGGACGGCACCGTCACCCTCCGCGACCGCGACTCGCTCGAACAGGTCCGCATCCCGGTGAAGGAAGTCACGCCCGAAATCCAGCGCCGCCTCCGAGGCTAA
- a CDS encoding MFS transporter produces the protein MQQRIRHRVVFLAFLTSVLLYLDRFVLSYTERLIKLDLGLTEDQMSWGLSAFFWSYALFQVPSGLLTDRYGPRRMLTVYILLWSLGTALMGWMNGFAMLIAVRLGIGLAQAGAYPTCAAIVGRWVPLKSRGTASGLIAVGGRIGGGIAPLLTAVLVMSLAAKDNPDLDSSDIVAPIHLARQIQFRGHAFEPYPGLTDDQNARWKIASSLTESFRTPDWDLIDEASSNFVTVRGSYKTAMGMAPQDFGVAPKVGATSAGSLSLQLVTRLRDLLNRRLNGTPIATVEDLQALPVEREAVDLLATSTISNNARANRLILEAAFPGCIRPLYSAGWRPVMLVYGLAGILIAALYWIVVRDSPARHPRISREELAEIEAGRPPQMQVDASQARPPLPLQAMLRSTTLWLLSGSQFFGNIAWTFLVLQLPRYLQEAHHLSFADRSFYASVPLWCGWGGMFVGGIATDRCVKRFGLRLGRVIPLVGSRLLGTAAFLGLLLEPSLPIALALLSLVAIAADFASPATWAFNQDIGGRFIASTLGWGNMWGNIGSALSPLILASVLKQSGSWTGPFLVCAATYAIAGLCALFVDPRKSIDPGA, from the coding sequence TGCAGCAGCGCATTCGACATCGTGTCGTCTTCCTCGCGTTCCTCACCTCCGTCCTCCTCTATCTCGATCGCTTCGTCCTCTCCTACACGGAGCGGCTCATCAAGCTCGACCTCGGCCTGACCGAGGACCAGATGAGTTGGGGACTTTCGGCGTTCTTCTGGTCCTACGCGCTCTTTCAGGTCCCCTCAGGCCTCCTGACCGACCGCTACGGCCCCCGGCGGATGCTCACCGTCTACATCCTCCTCTGGTCCCTCGGCACCGCCCTCATGGGCTGGATGAACGGCTTCGCCATGCTCATCGCCGTTCGCCTCGGCATCGGTCTCGCCCAGGCCGGAGCCTATCCGACGTGCGCCGCAATCGTCGGCCGCTGGGTCCCGCTGAAGAGCAGGGGAACCGCCTCCGGCCTCATTGCAGTCGGCGGCCGCATCGGCGGCGGCATCGCGCCGCTGCTGACGGCAGTCCTCGTGATGTCACTCGCAGCAAAAGACAATCCCGACTTAGACTCCAGTGACATTGTCGCACCTATTCATCTTGCGCGTCAGATCCAGTTCCGAGGACATGCCTTCGAGCCTTACCCGGGCCTGACCGACGACCAGAATGCACGCTGGAAAATTGCCAGCTCTCTCACGGAATCGTTCCGCACACCGGATTGGGATCTGATCGACGAAGCCAGTTCGAATTTCGTGACGGTGAGAGGAAGCTATAAAACCGCAATGGGGATGGCCCCCCAAGACTTCGGTGTTGCTCCCAAAGTTGGAGCGACTTCCGCGGGCTCGCTTTCCCTTCAACTGGTGACTCGTCTGAGAGACCTTTTGAATCGACGATTGAACGGAACACCAATCGCGACCGTTGAGGACCTGCAGGCGCTCCCGGTCGAACGTGAAGCGGTCGATCTCCTGGCAACGTCAACGATCTCGAATAATGCCCGCGCCAACCGGCTCATCCTCGAAGCCGCATTTCCTGGCTGCATCCGCCCGCTTTATTCCGCCGGCTGGCGGCCCGTCATGCTGGTCTACGGCCTCGCCGGAATCCTCATCGCCGCCCTCTACTGGATCGTCGTCCGCGATTCGCCAGCCCGGCATCCCCGCATCTCCCGGGAAGAACTTGCCGAAATCGAAGCCGGACGCCCGCCGCAAATGCAGGTCGACGCCTCGCAGGCGCGTCCTCCGCTCCCCCTCCAGGCGATGCTCAGAAGCACGACCCTCTGGCTCCTGAGCGGCAGCCAGTTTTTCGGCAACATCGCCTGGACATTCCTCGTCCTCCAGCTCCCTCGCTACCTCCAGGAAGCCCACCACCTCTCCTTCGCAGACCGCAGTTTCTACGCCTCCGTCCCCCTCTGGTGCGGCTGGGGAGGAATGTTCGTCGGAGGCATCGCCACCGATCGCTGCGTGAAACGTTTCGGCCTCCGCCTCGGCCGCGTCATTCCTCTCGTCGGCAGCCGCCTGCTCGGTACGGCCGCATTCCTCGGCCTCCTCCTCGAGCCCTCCCTCCCGATCGCGCTGGCGCTTCTCTCCCTCGTCGCCATCGCTGCCGATTTCGCCTCCCCTGCCACCTGGGCCTTCAATCAGGACATCGGAGGCCGCTTCATCGCCTCCACCCTCGGCTGGGGCAACATGTGGGGCAACATCGGCTCCGCCCTCTCGCCCCTCATTCTCGCCAGCGTCCTCAAGCAGTCCGGATCATGGACCGGCCCCTTCCTGGTCTGCGCCGCCACCTACGCCATCGCCGGCCTCTGCGCCCTCTTTGTCGACCCCCGCAAGTCCATCGACCCCGGGGCCTGA